A window of Marinobacter salarius contains these coding sequences:
- a CDS encoding metallophosphoesterase, with protein sequence MTARAHTPDNQDELLEYRLSLRLGPVHARQRLGIEREAEARVFGPGHQSFHLENITSAPRFISACLKLTGLFRRGQHNSRRLDTAHNQFHIPGLPSAFEGFRILHLTDLHVDMDEANLQAVIRQIEPLEYDVCVLTGDYRRLTWGPIDNAMDGMARLRDAIRGKAYAVLGNHDSVRMVPGLEDMGYHLLMNEHIELQQGEDKLYLAGVDDAHFYKVHNLHRAGDQIPPGGISVLLSHTPEIWREAAHAGYDIFLCGHTHGGQICLPGGVPVTLDSDCPRELGRGYWRRNGMQGYTSPGAGTSVVNVRLNCPPEVTIHTLTRGPD encoded by the coding sequence ATGACCGCCCGGGCCCATACACCAGACAATCAGGATGAACTCCTGGAGTATCGCCTGAGCCTCCGCCTTGGCCCGGTACACGCGCGCCAGCGCCTGGGTATCGAACGGGAAGCGGAAGCTCGCGTGTTCGGGCCGGGCCACCAGTCGTTCCATCTTGAAAACATAACCTCCGCACCACGCTTCATCAGTGCGTGCCTGAAGCTGACGGGCTTGTTCCGGAGAGGCCAACATAATAGCCGCCGGCTGGATACCGCCCACAATCAGTTCCACATCCCCGGCCTGCCCTCTGCCTTCGAAGGCTTTCGCATACTGCACCTTACCGACCTCCACGTGGATATGGATGAAGCCAACCTGCAGGCCGTAATCCGTCAAATCGAGCCCCTTGAGTACGATGTGTGCGTGCTCACCGGGGACTACCGTCGCCTCACCTGGGGGCCGATCGACAATGCCATGGACGGTATGGCAAGGCTGCGGGACGCTATTCGCGGCAAAGCCTACGCTGTACTGGGCAATCACGACAGCGTACGCATGGTTCCTGGCCTTGAGGACATGGGCTATCACCTGCTGATGAACGAGCATATCGAGCTCCAGCAGGGAGAGGACAAGCTCTATCTGGCGGGAGTGGACGATGCCCATTTCTACAAGGTTCACAACCTGCACCGGGCAGGAGACCAGATACCCCCGGGTGGCATCAGCGTTTTGCTGAGCCACACACCGGAAATCTGGCGCGAGGCTGCGCATGCGGGCTACGACATTTTTCTGTGCGGCCACACCCACGGCGGCCAGATCTGCCTGCCCGGAGGCGTCCCCGTGACCCTGGATTCCGATTGTCCCAGAGAACTCGGCCGTGGTTACTGGCGCCGCAACGGTATGCAGGGCTACACCTCACCCGGCGCAGGCACGTCGGTGGTCAATGTGCGCCTGAATTGCCCGCCGGAAGTGACCATACACACCCTTACGCGAGGCCCGGACTGA
- the ercA gene encoding alcohol dehydrogenase-like regulatory protein ErcA produces the protein MSYDISALRKFVSPEIVFGAGSRKAVANFASNVGARHVFLVSDPGVEKAGWVAEIMDILVTAGLRVTVFTGVSANPKVDEVMAGAELYKSNECDVIVAIGGGSPMDCAKGIGIVSAHGRNILEFEGVDTITSPSPPMILIPTTAGTSADVSQFAIISDPDRRFKFSIISKAVVPDVSLIDPEVTETMDAYLTACTGVDAMVHAIEAYVSTGSGPLTDTNALEAIRLINRHLEPLVLNTANVHLREQIMLASMQAGLAFSNAILGAVHAMSHSLGGYLDLPHGLCNALLLEHVVAYNYTSAEDRFRRVAEAMDIDTRGMSKPVIKQRLMGRIITLKQAVGLEAKLGKLGVTTSDIPYLSGFALQDPCILTNPRKSSRRDVEVVYEEAL, from the coding sequence ATGAGCTACGACATTTCTGCCCTGCGCAAGTTTGTGTCCCCCGAGATTGTCTTTGGTGCCGGCTCACGCAAGGCGGTAGCCAACTTCGCCAGCAACGTTGGTGCCCGCCACGTGTTCCTGGTGTCGGACCCAGGTGTGGAGAAGGCTGGCTGGGTTGCAGAGATCATGGACATCCTGGTGACAGCCGGGCTTCGTGTCACTGTTTTTACCGGTGTTTCTGCCAATCCGAAAGTGGATGAAGTCATGGCCGGGGCAGAGCTGTACAAATCCAATGAGTGTGACGTCATTGTCGCCATTGGTGGCGGCAGCCCCATGGACTGCGCCAAGGGCATCGGCATCGTCAGCGCCCATGGCCGGAACATTCTCGAGTTTGAGGGTGTGGACACCATTACCTCGCCGTCGCCGCCAATGATCCTGATCCCTACCACGGCCGGCACGTCCGCCGATGTGTCCCAGTTCGCGATCATTTCCGACCCGGACCGACGCTTCAAGTTCTCCATAATCAGCAAGGCGGTAGTGCCGGATGTATCGCTGATCGACCCGGAAGTGACGGAAACCATGGACGCCTACCTGACGGCCTGTACCGGGGTGGATGCCATGGTGCATGCTATTGAGGCCTATGTGTCCACAGGTAGTGGGCCGCTCACTGATACCAACGCCCTGGAAGCGATTCGGCTGATCAATCGCCATCTGGAACCGCTGGTCTTGAACACCGCCAACGTGCACTTGCGGGAGCAGATCATGCTGGCCTCCATGCAGGCCGGCCTGGCGTTTTCCAATGCCATTCTGGGGGCGGTGCATGCCATGTCCCATAGTCTGGGCGGGTACCTTGATTTGCCCCACGGACTTTGCAACGCCTTGCTGCTGGAACACGTTGTGGCCTACAACTACACCTCGGCCGAGGATCGATTCCGGCGGGTGGCGGAGGCCATGGATATCGACACCCGCGGCATGTCGAAACCGGTGATCAAACAGCGCCTGATGGGGCGAATCATCACGTTGAAACAGGCCGTGGGGCTGGAGGCCAAACTTGGCAAACTGGGCGTGACCACATCTGACATCCCTTACCTGTCGGGCTTCGCGCTGCAGGACCCATGCATCCTGACCAATCCCCGCAAGTCCTCACGCCGTGACGTCGAAGTTGTTTATGAAGAAGCCCTCTGA
- a CDS encoding class II fumarate hydratase produces MMNFRTEKDSLGEVRVPEEALWGAQTQRAVENFPVSGLPMPSAFIAAVVRVKQAAADANASLGLLDNDLRDAIVVAGDRLINGEFADQFPIDRYQTGSGTSTNMNVNEVIAALAAREDVEIHPNDHVNMSQSSNDVIPTAIHVSALAGIYERLIPALTHLCGVIYEREALFANQVKTGRTHLMDAMPVTLGQELRTWREQLLAAEKRLEAAADDLLAVPQGGTAVGTGVNALEEFPGQFIKFLTANTGYHFRSLEHKFVGQSAIDAPVALSSQLRGLAIVLTKIANDLRWMNSGPIHGLAEISLPALQPGSSIMPGKVNPVIPESVAMVGAQVMGLDSTVAMAGQSGNFQLNVMLPLVGANLLDMIELLTNASTMLGDKAIRDFTVNTDHLDAAVGKNPVLVTALNPEIGYSLASDIAKEAYQSGRPVIDVAEERSGLDRKRLEELMDPLKLTKGGLA; encoded by the coding sequence ATGATGAATTTCAGGACTGAAAAAGACAGCCTGGGCGAAGTGCGCGTTCCTGAAGAGGCTCTTTGGGGCGCACAGACCCAGAGGGCCGTAGAGAATTTTCCGGTAAGTGGCTTGCCGATGCCATCGGCATTCATTGCGGCGGTGGTAAGAGTGAAGCAGGCAGCCGCAGATGCCAACGCCAGCCTCGGTTTATTGGATAACGATCTGAGGGATGCCATTGTGGTGGCCGGCGATCGCCTGATAAATGGTGAATTCGCTGACCAGTTTCCCATAGATCGTTACCAGACGGGGTCGGGCACCAGCACTAACATGAATGTGAACGAGGTCATCGCAGCCCTGGCAGCAAGGGAGGATGTCGAGATTCACCCCAACGATCACGTCAACATGAGCCAGAGTTCCAACGACGTGATCCCGACGGCCATTCATGTCAGTGCCTTGGCAGGCATTTACGAGCGTTTGATTCCGGCGCTGACCCACCTGTGCGGGGTTATCTACGAGCGTGAGGCGTTGTTTGCGAATCAGGTTAAAACCGGCCGTACTCACCTGATGGATGCCATGCCGGTCACCCTGGGGCAGGAGTTGAGAACCTGGCGAGAGCAATTGCTTGCCGCGGAAAAACGGCTTGAGGCCGCGGCTGATGACTTACTCGCGGTACCCCAGGGCGGGACTGCCGTGGGAACTGGGGTGAATGCACTGGAAGAATTTCCAGGGCAGTTCATCAAGTTCCTCACCGCCAATACGGGTTACCATTTCCGCTCCCTGGAACATAAATTCGTGGGGCAGAGTGCCATCGACGCGCCCGTGGCCCTGTCGTCCCAACTGCGTGGGCTGGCCATCGTACTGACCAAGATCGCCAATGACCTGCGCTGGATGAACAGTGGGCCGATTCATGGCCTGGCGGAAATCAGCCTGCCGGCCCTACAGCCGGGCAGCAGCATCATGCCAGGCAAGGTCAACCCGGTGATTCCGGAGTCGGTAGCCATGGTCGGGGCCCAGGTGATGGGGCTGGACAGCACCGTTGCCATGGCAGGACAGTCGGGCAATTTCCAGTTGAATGTGATGTTACCGCTGGTAGGCGCGAACCTCTTGGACATGATCGAACTGCTGACCAATGCCTCGACCATGCTCGGTGACAAGGCAATTCGGGATTTCACGGTGAATACCGATCATCTGGATGCCGCAGTCGGCAAAAATCCAGTGTTGGTCACCGCATTGAACCCCGAAATCGGTTACAGCTTGGCGTCCGATATTGCCAAGGAAGCCTATCAGAGCGGCCGACCGGTGATTGACGTGGCGGAAGAGCGCAGTGGACTTGACCGGAAACGGCTGGAGGAACTGATGGACCCGCTGAAGCTGACCAAAGGCGGGCTTGCCTGA
- the chrA gene encoding chromate efflux transporter: MTKDTYAGALPAWHIFLLFLRLGLTSFGGPAAHLGFFHDEFVKRRRWLSDDAYGEVVALCQLLPGPASSQVGLTLGFLQRGYSGGAAAWLGFTLPSALLMTLFALGLGLWPDAGQGGWITGLKLFVVAVVAQAVWQMGKTLCPDAPRLSIAVVVAVVLLMAGAAWMQILVLLAAGAVGAAMQLPQKRVEESLTIPVQTGRPMMFLVAFSVLLLMAFVPLVSGSLAWIWSELYRAGALVFGGGHVVLPWLQEGFVAPGHLSADTFLAGYGVAQAMPGPLFTFSAFLGGVESGWTGAAVAVVAVFLPGTLLVFAGLPLWSYIRSHSVARAALAGVNAGVVGLLLAALYDPVWTSAVHDAGGIAFVLLAWVSLAIWKVPVWILAPGSALVGLLVF; encoded by the coding sequence ATGACCAAGGATACATACGCCGGGGCCTTGCCAGCCTGGCACATTTTCCTGTTGTTTCTGCGTCTTGGCCTGACGTCCTTCGGCGGTCCGGCGGCCCATTTGGGGTTTTTCCATGACGAATTCGTAAAGCGCCGGCGATGGTTGTCAGACGACGCCTATGGCGAGGTAGTGGCATTGTGTCAGCTATTGCCTGGACCTGCCTCCAGCCAGGTGGGGTTAACCCTGGGGTTTCTTCAGAGGGGCTATAGTGGTGGCGCTGCGGCCTGGCTTGGCTTTACCCTGCCATCGGCACTATTGATGACGCTGTTTGCGCTCGGCCTTGGCCTGTGGCCGGACGCAGGGCAGGGTGGCTGGATAACCGGCCTTAAGTTGTTTGTGGTCGCCGTGGTTGCCCAGGCGGTTTGGCAAATGGGCAAAACCCTGTGCCCGGATGCTCCGCGCCTGTCGATTGCCGTGGTGGTCGCGGTTGTCCTGCTGATGGCGGGCGCGGCCTGGATGCAGATACTCGTCCTGCTCGCAGCCGGTGCGGTGGGTGCTGCAATGCAACTGCCGCAAAAGCGCGTGGAAGAGTCATTGACCATACCGGTTCAAACCGGGCGGCCTATGATGTTCCTGGTGGCATTTTCAGTGCTGCTGTTGATGGCATTCGTTCCCCTGGTATCCGGCTCCCTGGCCTGGATCTGGTCTGAGCTCTATCGCGCGGGGGCCCTGGTGTTCGGGGGTGGTCATGTGGTGTTGCCCTGGCTGCAGGAGGGGTTTGTGGCGCCCGGACACCTGTCGGCGGATACCTTCCTGGCCGGTTACGGCGTCGCACAGGCCATGCCCGGACCACTCTTCACTTTCTCAGCGTTTTTGGGTGGTGTCGAGAGTGGGTGGACCGGTGCCGCCGTGGCTGTGGTCGCTGTTTTCCTGCCGGGAACCCTGCTGGTATTTGCCGGTCTACCCCTGTGGTCGTACATTCGTAGCCATTCAGTTGCACGGGCGGCCCTGGCCGGGGTGAATGCCGGCGTTGTCGGGCTTCTGCTGGCGGCGCTGTATGATCCGGTATGGACCTCAGCCGTACACGATGCAGGGGGAATTGCGTTTGTCCTGCTGGCCTGGGTTTCCCTGGCGATATGGAAGGTGCCGGTCTGGATACTGGCACCCGGCAGTGCGCTGGTGGGCTTGCTGGTTTTCTGA
- a CDS encoding prolyl oligopeptidase family serine peptidase, whose protein sequence is MAASQAGVFWLEFDPDSGHNLLRKMGNESPQWASPPTFGIRSQVNGYGGGALCAGHDTVYAVEASQQQIHRIDPVTGATNAVTQDTGASFGGLVWDSLHHRTLAVRERSGCQQLVAVRDYNEIVPLHDSEDFYSAPALSASGERMAWVCWSLPDMPWVRSVLWTADVNEDGMLVRARCWPTSQEGSVQQPVFDGETLYVLSDHEGWWQTWCVSWPDEQAKWTCLDSTAADHASAPWQLGERHFCPLGQGGWAWARYVNGVGELWLKRSAGSSPARVAPDFNDFRHMTASDGQLYCIARSATRLDSVLAVDLATKRVRLLAGGEAPFADTPIVAPAPFKMPPSNGGQEEMGGFWYPPVGGSSENNPPPLILIAHGGPTSTAWPVFNPQVQFWCHHGFAVADVNYRGSAGFGRRFRMALAGNWGQSDVEDMERAADHLVATGRADASRLFVQGRSSGGYTALMAMIRSTRFRAGASLFGVSDPARLREVTHRFESGYLDWLLGAPSDYPERWHKRTPVQQAHRIRRPMIFFQGGQDRVVVPEQTREMVRVLEQNAQPVELWWFEDEGHGFRQRKNQVALLENLLTFYCRNSQKWNDGG, encoded by the coding sequence GTGGCTGCCAGTCAGGCCGGTGTATTCTGGCTGGAGTTCGACCCTGACAGCGGTCACAACCTGCTCCGAAAAATGGGTAACGAGAGCCCTCAATGGGCTTCTCCTCCGACTTTTGGTATTCGCAGTCAGGTCAATGGTTACGGCGGAGGTGCGCTGTGCGCCGGGCACGACACGGTGTACGCAGTTGAGGCATCCCAACAGCAGATCCATCGTATCGATCCTGTTACGGGCGCCACAAACGCCGTAACACAGGATACGGGCGCCAGCTTCGGTGGGCTGGTATGGGACTCGCTTCATCACCGCACCCTGGCCGTACGTGAACGTTCGGGTTGTCAGCAGTTGGTGGCGGTTCGAGACTACAACGAGATTGTGCCCCTGCACGACAGCGAGGATTTTTACAGCGCACCGGCGCTCTCCGCCAGCGGTGAACGCATGGCATGGGTTTGTTGGTCGTTACCGGATATGCCCTGGGTGAGATCCGTTCTGTGGACCGCGGATGTTAATGAAGACGGTATGTTGGTTCGCGCCCGTTGTTGGCCCACATCACAAGAAGGCAGCGTGCAGCAGCCTGTGTTCGATGGTGAAACGCTGTACGTGCTGTCGGACCACGAAGGATGGTGGCAGACCTGGTGCGTTTCATGGCCAGATGAACAGGCCAAATGGACTTGTCTGGACTCGACAGCAGCGGATCACGCGAGCGCCCCCTGGCAATTGGGCGAACGCCATTTTTGCCCGTTGGGGCAGGGTGGTTGGGCCTGGGCACGCTACGTAAATGGGGTTGGGGAGCTATGGCTGAAGCGTTCCGCCGGTTCATCGCCCGCGAGAGTTGCGCCGGACTTCAACGACTTTCGGCATATGACGGCCTCCGATGGCCAGCTTTATTGTATTGCCCGATCGGCAACCCGGCTCGACTCGGTATTGGCGGTGGATCTGGCAACCAAGCGGGTCCGCCTGCTAGCCGGGGGCGAAGCGCCGTTCGCTGATACGCCTATCGTTGCGCCAGCGCCTTTCAAGATGCCGCCATCGAATGGGGGGCAGGAGGAGATGGGTGGGTTCTGGTATCCGCCCGTCGGTGGCTCGTCTGAAAACAACCCACCGCCATTGATCCTGATCGCTCACGGTGGGCCCACGTCGACGGCCTGGCCGGTCTTCAATCCGCAGGTCCAGTTCTGGTGCCACCATGGCTTTGCGGTCGCCGATGTCAATTATCGCGGCAGCGCGGGATTTGGCCGCCGCTTTCGCATGGCACTCGCTGGCAACTGGGGCCAGTCCGATGTGGAGGACATGGAGCGGGCAGCGGACCACCTGGTAGCCACTGGCCGGGCAGACGCCAGCCGGCTGTTTGTACAGGGCCGTAGCTCTGGTGGATATACCGCGTTGATGGCGATGATTCGCAGTACACGATTCCGGGCCGGAGCGAGCCTGTTTGGTGTTAGCGATCCGGCCCGTCTGAGGGAGGTGACGCACCGATTCGAGTCAGGCTACCTGGACTGGCTGTTGGGTGCGCCGAGTGATTATCCTGAGCGCTGGCATAAGCGCACACCCGTTCAGCAGGCGCATCGCATCCGGAGGCCGATGATCTTTTTTCAGGGTGGCCAGGATCGTGTGGTCGTGCCCGAGCAGACCCGGGAAATGGTACGAGTTCTGGAGCAGAACGCGCAGCCAGTGGAGCTCTGGTGGTTTGAGGATGAAGGGCACGGTTTCCGGCAGCGGAAAAACCAGGTCGCCCTGTTGGAAAACCTGCTCACTTTCTACTGTCGAAATAGCCAAAAGTGGAATGATGGCGGGTAA
- a CDS encoding ATP-binding protein: protein MKKPSDSNDADYDIGDLLGLGSQSVRKNYYPALQQRIDELENERNRYKWLFENALHGIFQANLRGGFVAVNPAMARICGYDSAEALVAGVIRLREQLFCSSGEFDAIRQELLDNGSLSARETRLRRADNTPVQVAITLLRRPDLGPEVVEAFVADITERHQAREELRQLNADLERRVEERTEELQNANVVLRYQIEQRERVERELVVAVEAAKEANESKDKYLAAASHDLLQPLNAARLLVSALMDSDLPADENRLVQRVQRSLESAEDLLADLLDISKLDQKAMRPDFVHADIGELMRGLAQEFEPVAENAELHFRVRSGAGYVRTDPRMLTRILRNLLSNAFRYTREGGVLFAARKRGPNLEIGVWDTGVGIEQEKLEDIFREFHQILPKGGGRQGVGLGLAIVERMARVLACDIRVDSHHGKGSCFSVLIPLARFTEAPASGQIGEPLVAAPAFFDGLRVLVIDNEEPVQESMRVLLERWGCMVTTAGSAEDAVAHCSGTDIILADFHLDENLTGCQAVYAVRRHFGHDIPAAIITADRSDETRRLISAQYLPVLNKPVKPNRLRALVSSLATSLNSESQ, encoded by the coding sequence ATGAAGAAGCCCTCTGATTCCAACGACGCTGACTACGACATCGGCGATCTGCTCGGCCTTGGCAGCCAGTCGGTACGCAAGAATTACTACCCGGCACTGCAGCAACGGATCGATGAACTGGAAAACGAGCGCAACCGCTACAAATGGCTTTTTGAAAACGCCCTTCATGGCATCTTCCAGGCCAATCTCCGCGGTGGCTTTGTGGCCGTCAATCCGGCCATGGCGCGGATTTGCGGCTACGACAGCGCCGAGGCCTTGGTGGCCGGGGTTATCCGCTTGCGCGAACAGCTATTCTGCAGTTCTGGTGAGTTTGATGCCATCCGACAGGAGTTGCTGGACAACGGCAGCCTCAGTGCAAGGGAAACCCGGCTCAGACGCGCGGACAATACGCCAGTGCAGGTGGCAATCACGTTGTTGCGGCGGCCAGACCTCGGTCCGGAAGTGGTGGAGGCCTTTGTCGCCGATATCACCGAGCGCCACCAGGCGCGAGAAGAGTTGCGCCAGCTCAACGCGGATCTGGAACGCCGTGTGGAGGAGCGCACCGAAGAGCTGCAGAACGCCAACGTGGTGCTGCGTTACCAGATCGAGCAGCGCGAACGGGTGGAGCGGGAGTTGGTGGTGGCTGTAGAGGCCGCCAAGGAGGCCAATGAGAGCAAAGACAAGTACCTCGCGGCGGCCAGTCATGATTTACTGCAACCCCTGAATGCGGCCAGGTTACTGGTGTCCGCCCTGATGGACAGCGATCTGCCTGCGGACGAGAATCGACTTGTTCAGCGTGTGCAGCGGTCTTTGGAAAGTGCCGAGGATCTGCTGGCGGATCTTCTGGATATATCCAAACTGGACCAGAAGGCCATGCGACCGGACTTTGTCCATGCCGACATTGGCGAACTGATGCGGGGACTGGCCCAGGAATTCGAACCGGTGGCTGAGAACGCGGAACTGCACTTCCGGGTACGCTCAGGCGCAGGTTACGTGCGTACTGACCCGCGAATGCTGACACGGATCCTCCGTAACCTGTTGAGCAACGCGTTTCGCTACACCCGTGAAGGTGGCGTTCTGTTTGCTGCCCGCAAGCGTGGTCCCAACCTGGAAATCGGGGTGTGGGATACGGGCGTGGGTATCGAGCAGGAAAAGCTGGAGGATATCTTCCGGGAGTTTCACCAGATACTGCCCAAGGGCGGTGGCCGCCAGGGGGTGGGCCTGGGATTGGCGATCGTTGAGCGAATGGCGAGGGTATTGGCCTGCGACATCCGTGTGGATTCACATCATGGCAAAGGCTCTTGCTTCAGTGTTCTCATTCCCCTGGCACGCTTCACCGAAGCGCCTGCCAGCGGCCAGATAGGGGAACCTTTGGTAGCAGCACCTGCGTTCTTTGACGGGCTGCGTGTTCTGGTGATCGATAACGAAGAGCCGGTGCAGGAAAGTATGCGAGTCTTGTTGGAGCGTTGGGGTTGTATGGTCACTACGGCGGGGAGTGCGGAGGATGCCGTGGCGCATTGCAGTGGCACCGATATCATCCTCGCCGATTTCCACCTGGATGAGAACCTGACGGGTTGTCAGGCGGTGTACGCGGTTCGGCGTCACTTTGGTCATGATATACCGGCCGCCATCATTACCGCTGATCGCAGCGATGAAACACGCCGGCTCATCAGTGCACAGTATCTGCCTGTGCTCAACAAGCCGGTCAAGCCCAACCGTCTTCGGGCGCTGGTATCCAGTCTTGCCACATCCCTGAACTCAGAATCGCAATGA
- a CDS encoding CDP-archaeol synthase, whose product MLIFIELFVMLVLANGVPVLAARLLGRRWSAPIDGGRLWRDGQPVLGPSKTWRGVVSGALACSLFAWITGIGVVFGLAFGVLGLTGDVISSFIKRRAGLASSARAVGLDQIPEALLPMILAWPWLGLSWFTVVVVVVLFTLANILLSPLLYRLGIRHQPH is encoded by the coding sequence TTGCTGATTTTTATCGAGCTCTTTGTGATGCTGGTGCTGGCGAATGGCGTACCGGTGCTTGCCGCCCGGCTGCTTGGCCGGCGCTGGTCGGCCCCTATTGATGGCGGCCGGCTATGGCGGGACGGACAGCCGGTGTTGGGGCCAAGCAAAACCTGGCGGGGTGTCGTATCCGGTGCGCTGGCGTGCAGCCTGTTTGCGTGGATCACCGGGATAGGGGTCGTATTTGGCCTGGCTTTCGGCGTGCTGGGGCTGACCGGCGATGTCATCAGCAGTTTCATCAAGCGCCGTGCAGGGCTCGCCTCAAGTGCCCGGGCCGTTGGGCTTGACCAGATCCCCGAAGCCTTGTTGCCGATGATCCTGGCATGGCCCTGGCTGGGGCTGAGCTGGTTCACGGTGGTGGTGGTGGTCGTGCTGTTTACCTTGGCCAATATCCTGCTGTCGCCCCTGCTATACCGCCTGGGTATTCGCCATCAGCCGCACTAA